The Elaeis guineensis isolate ETL-2024a chromosome 14, EG11, whole genome shotgun sequence genomic sequence GTTCTAATACTACCACCTTGCAAGTCCGCAAGTCCAAATATTATTCTCTGGGTTAATTATTGGGGAAAAGAATTCTTCAGCATCTTTACTTGATTAGATGACTATTaccaagattttttcttttttggtttcaGTTATGAATCACCAATAGTCAGCAACATTCAAGACCAAATGAATCATCCTGACTGTGTTGCTTTATCTTGCACTCATCAAagtgatgaatttgaaatttgattgctgATTTCATTTCTACAGCTGATGACTTCTGCCTTAGGATATGGCATGTCAAATGCAAACtaatcttcatagtttcttatcgTTGTCGGTTTTGTATTCTAATTAGCAGCAACTGAAATTTTTGGCATCTTAATAAATTATtttgtttgtttcttttttcAGCCTCAGGTTGCATGCATTTCAATGGATTACAGCTCTGAAGAGGCTCCAGAGATAAGCTATTCCAATATAGATGACTATGAGACCAAATTATACCAACTTTTAAAGTCAGGAAAGTTTAAAGTAAAAAATGAAGACAACACTTTCAGATGTCCTTTCTGTGTGGGAAGAAAGAAACAAGACTACCGTCACAATGAACTGCTTCAACATGCGACAGGAGTGGGTGCATCTAATCGAGAAGCAAAAGTGAAGGCAAATCATCGAGCATTAGCAAAACTCTTGAAAGATGACCTTGCTGATGCAGCAGGCCCACTGAAGCAACTAATTTCAATAGAGCAGGACTCTACTTCAAAGCCCAAGCAAGATCAGTTTGTTTGGCCCTGGATGGGTATCCTTGTCAATGTTCCAACTGAATGGAAAAATGGCAAACAAGTTGGTGAGAGTGGAAACAGGTTAAAAGAGCAGTTATCTAGATTTAATCCATTAAAAGTCATTCCTTTATGGAATTACAGAGGTCATACAGGAAATGCAATAGTGGATTTCAGCAAGGACTGGGGTGGGTTGAAGGATGCTATGTCATTTGAAAATTACTTTGATGCTAACCATTTTGGTAAAAAGGATTGGTGTGAAACGAAAGATCCTGGATCTGATATTTATGGATGGGTTGCACGGGCTGATGATTATAATTCGAAGGGTCCAGTTGGAGAGCATTTGCGCAAAAATGGAGATCTAAAAACTGTAACTGATCTTTCAAAGGAGGAGTCACGTAAAACAGATAAACTTGTGGCAAATCTGGCGAACCAGATTGAGGTCAAGAACAAACATTTACAAGAACTGGAGTGCAAGTACAATGAGAGTAATATGTCCCTTGATAAGATGATGGAAGAGAGAGATCAATTACTTCAATTTTATAATGAAGGTACATGTGAAGATTGAGTTTTCAATCATTTCCTTCAATTCCCTTCCCGATAATAAAATCTAGTTTGTGAAATTATTGCATTTATTAAGCTGTCTAAATCATATTAGCTAAGGAAGTCAAGTTTCATCCTTTCAGACAGGGTCTTGTATACGCTTGTTCCCTAATATCATCTTGGTATAAGCATGGACCTTCTGCACTCTAGCGTTGGTTCTTTTAGTGGGATATCTTGTTATTAAAAGATTTAGATATGCTTCtacaagaaaaggaaaaaaaaaggcttAACCATGCTATTTTCCAATTGATGGAAAAGTTAAATGTGGTTTTAGAACTTTACTTTGGAATGCAGCTAGGCCCAATTGGTTCTGACGTTGCCTAAACTTGTTTTCTTGCTTTTTATGTCAGACATTGGCTCAGCATGGTTGTGAAATGTATTAGATTCATCTGAATTTTAAGCCTGAAACAGGTTTTATGGACATCTTTTGTTTTTCACATTTTTATGTTTTTGTTTGAAACCGTACTTTTAAAACCATAATGCTTTTGATCTTGATGAAACTTTCATACAGTATTATCCTTTTATTATTTCTTACCATATATAATCAGGAACTCTgcatattttgtattttttttgtccTTTCTTCAGAAATACGAAAGATGCAGTGTCTTGCTCGGGAACATTCACGCAGGATTTTCGAGGAGAATGCAACACTGAAGGCACAATTGGATGCTAAACAAAGAGAGCTTGATTTGAGATCTGATCAATTAGATAAACTGGTTGCACAAAATGACATTGAGAGGATGAAACTGAATGATGAGAAACAAAAGGTAGAGATACTCTTGATCTTGTTTGCCAGACAAACCATTAAATGGAATATCATGGGTGTAAACTAGAAGGctgctaaaaaataaaatttctttgataGATTTCTACTTTCATGTTATTGGCTTTATACATGATAATTTTGGGCAAAATAGTGTGAACTGTAATTTATAGTATGCTTTTTGTAGCAAACAGCACCCAACCGTTAAATCTTGATAAAACCAAATTATGATTCAACGAAATCCAATCAGTAGGTTTCCTCTTGCTGTTCTGTGGTTATCACTTAAAGATAAGTAGACTTATTTGGACCTCTGCCTGATTGTTCTTCTGTACTCAGAAGAAAATTGAAGGATTTTACTGGATATTGATATTCACTGATTTTGTGGCTGATTTCTCTTTAAGAGTTGCCAGTGTTACTGATCAATGGTTTGACTCTACTGCCCAGTTGTGATGAAGAGCAAGTTTACAAGGTTTCACCTTGGGTAATATATTCATATCATGGGTTTCTCTCATCAGATTGGTACCTCACTTCAATGGTCATGAGTTCAACCCagaccttttttttaaaaaaaaaaaaatattcataccaTCACATAAAAGCACATTGATCATATTAACTCAT encodes the following:
- the LOC105056930 gene encoding factor of DNA methylation 1; translation: MDYSSEEAPEISYSNIDDYETKLYQLLKSGKFKVKNEDNTFRCPFCVGRKKQDYRHNELLQHATGVGASNREAKVKANHRALAKLLKDDLADAAGPLKQLISIEQDSTSKPKQDQFVWPWMGILVNVPTEWKNGKQVGESGNRLKEQLSRFNPLKVIPLWNYRGHTGNAIVDFSKDWGGLKDAMSFENYFDANHFGKKDWCETKDPGSDIYGWVARADDYNSKGPVGEHLRKNGDLKTVTDLSKEESRKTDKLVANLANQIEVKNKHLQELECKYNESNMSLDKMMEERDQLLQFYNEEIRKMQCLAREHSRRIFEENATLKAQLDAKQRELDLRSDQLDKLVAQNDIERMKLNDEKQKNAIKNSSLQMASMEQKKADENVLRLIEEQKREKEAALKKIIQLEKQLDAKQKLELEIQQLTGKLQVMRHMGGEDDSAVKQKMEEMSEELKEKIEEMESLEALNQALVVKERMSNDELQEARTELIRGLKEILGKKSDIGIKRMGELDDKAFQSACKRKFAEDDADIKAAVFCSEWQEYLKDPNWHPYKIVTIDGKTQEVINEDDEKLLALMELLDEEAYEAVTTALLEINEYNPSGRYVIPELWNYKEGRKATLKEVVQFVLNKWKTHKRKR